A region of Etheostoma cragini isolate CJK2018 chromosome 2, CSU_Ecrag_1.0, whole genome shotgun sequence DNA encodes the following proteins:
- the grk4 gene encoding G protein-coupled receptor kinase 4, giving the protein MEIENIVANTVLLKAREGGGGKRNGRSKKWKEMLKLPHISQCEELRRTIERDYTSLCEKQPIGRLLFRQYCDTRPELKRCIEFMDTVAMYQLAPDEKRRDYGLNVLDTYFNNGSAAHLPAVPPDVVAGCRERLEQSPCKDLFNDCTKIVRDYLSGAPFSSYHESIYFSRFLQWKWLERQPVTKNTFRHYRVLGKGGFGEVCACQVRATGKMYACKKLEKKRVKKRKGEAMALNEKRILEKVNSSFVVSLAYAYETKDALCLVLTIMNGGDLKFHIYNMGNSGFDEQRAIFYAAEICCGLEDLHRERIVYRDLKPENILLDDRGHIRISDLGLAVQIPEGETIRGRVGTVGYMAPEVIQNESYTVSPDWWGLGCLIFEMIQGQSPFRKRKERVKREEVDRRVREDPEEYSDKFAEEAKDICRQLLAKDPKERLGCQGRGAIEVKQHPIFRNINFKRLEANMLDPPFSPDPRAVYCKDVLDIEQFSTVKGVNLDPTDDDFYHKFVTGSVSIPWQNEMIEMECFKEINVYETDGTLCSDLDVNRPNPPPKRGFFYRLFRREVCFKSGYSDDEIEEPSRL; this is encoded by the exons AGAGGGACTACACCAGTCTATGTGAGAAGCAGCCCATTGGTCGGCTGTTATTCCGTCAGTACTGTGACACCAGGCCAGAGCTGAAGCGCTGCATCGAGTTTATGGATACTGTG GCCATGTACCAGCTCGCTCCTGACGAGAAGAGGAGAGACTACGGACTGAATGTTTTAGACACATACTTTAATAATGGG TCGGCAGCCCATCTGCCAGCCGTACCCCCTGATGTGGTCGCTGGGTGTCGGGAGAGGCTGGAGCAGAGTCCATGTAAGGATCTCTTTAATGACTGCACCAA AATAGTTCGTGATTATCTGAGTGGAGCTCCATTTTCCTCCTACCACGAGTCCATATACTTCTCTCGCTTCCTGCAGTGGAAATGGTTGGAGAG GCAACCAGTAACCAAAAATACCTTCAGACATTACAGAGTACTAGGAAAAGGTGGATTTGGCGAG GTTTGTGCCTGCCAAGTACGTGCCACCGGTAAGATGTACGCCTGTAAAAAGCTGGAAAAGAAACgagtgaagaaaagaaaaggtgaaGCAATGGCACTAAACGAAAAACGCATTTTAGAAAAAGTTAACAGTAGTTTTGTA GTTAGTCTAGCATATGCCTATGAGACCAAGGATGCGCTGTGCCTGGTGTTGACCATAATGAATGGCGGTGACTTAAAGTTCCACATCTACAACATGGGCAACTCTGGCTTCGACGAGCAGAGGGCCATCTTTTATGCTGCTGAGATCTGCTGTGGCCTTGAGGACCTGCACCGTGAGAGGATAGTCTACAG GGATTTGAAACCTGAAAACATCCTTCTGGATGATCGTG GACACATCAGAATTTCAGACCTGGGCCTCGCTGTTCAAATCCCCGAAGGAGAGACGATACGAGGGAGAGTGGGCACTGTTGGATACATGG CTCCCGAGGTGATCCAGAACGAGAGCTACACCGTCAGCCCGGACTGGTGGGGGCTGGGCTGCCTGATCTTTGAGATGATACAGGGCCAGTCGCCCTTCCGCAAGCGCAAGGAGCGTGTCAAACGGGAGGAGGTGGACAGACGAGTGCGCGAGGACCCAGAGGAGTACTCTGATAAGTTTGCAGAGGAGGCAAAGGACATCTGCAGACAG CTCCTGGCTAAGGACCCCAAGGAGCGACTGGGTTGTCAGGGTCGAGGGGCCATAGAGGTCAAGCAGCACCCCATCTTCAGAAACATCAACTTCAAACGGCTGGAGGCCAACATGCTGGACCCTCCCTTCAGCCCCGAT ccccgGGCGGTGTACTGTAAAGACGTCCTGGACATTGAGCAGTTCTCCACTGTCAAAGGCGTGAACCTTGACCCCACTGATGACGACTTTTACCACAAGTTTGTCACAGGCAGTGTCTCCATCCCGTGGCAGAACGAG ATGATTGAAATGGAATGCTTTAAAGAAATCAACGTCTACGAGACTGATGGGACTCTGTGCTCCGATCTGGATGTGAACCGGCCTAATCCTCCACCAAAGAGAGGCTTCTTCTACCGCCTGTTCAGAAGAGAG GTCTGTTTTAAGAGCGGTTACAGTGACGACGAGATCGAAGAGCCCTCGCGACTTTAA